GGGCACCGCCGACCTTTAAAAACTTCGCCGCATTATCAAGAAGATCATACTGGAGCTTGGAAAGACGTTTGATCACTTTAATATTCACCCGCTCTCTCACCTCGGGCCTCTTTGCAACCACCCCTGAATTACTACAGGGGGCGTCAACCAGAACCTTATCCATTCCTTCGATGGAATAGTTCCTTCCATCGGCAAGTACGGGCCGTATTATGGTCAACCCCAATCTTAAGGCGTTTTCGATAACCATCTTCAGACGGGTTTCACTCACCTCAACGGCGATGATCATTCCCTTATTCCCCATCAACTCCGCCATATAAGTGGTCTTGCTTCCCGGTGCAGAACAGAGGTCGACGATCTTATCTCCGGCTTTGGGTGCGACAAGATGACAGATCAATCCCTGAGCCTCATCATGGATTGAGACGAACCCTTCTTTCATTATCGAACTGTTTATAATGGTTCCGAGACGGTTGACTGATTTGAACTCAGGAAACCAGTTAGCGTCTTTGTATTCAAAGCCGCCGGCTTTTAACTTCACCTCGGCGTCTTCAATGCTGTTCTTGAGAAGATTTATCCGGATATACGGAGTGGGCCTGATCTTAAACGACTCTATTATGCGCTCGCCGTCGACCGGATAAGCGTCGATTATCTGTTTGAAAACCCATGCCCTGGGTATCCTCAACGCCTGAACTTTTTTGTTTCTAATTATACCTCTGAGCACGGCATTGATCAAACCCCGTTCTTTGAAAGTCCTGCCGAAATTAACCGCTTCATTCACGATCGCATAGATGGGAATCCGATCCAGAAACAGATACTGATACACGGCGATCCGCAGAACATTCTTCAGAATCAAATCGAGGGAAACAAAATCACCGTTATAGGTCTCCCTTATTATTTGATCGATCTCTTCGCGGTGCCTTAATGTACCGAACGCAAGTTCATTCGCCAGAGACCTGTCGTCTTCTGTTAATTTGTCCTCCTCAAAAATCTTACCAAGCGCATCTTTGAGGTTCACACCCTCATCAACCTCGCATAATGCAGTAAGGGCAGCCATTCGAGCATTCATCCAATCACCTCTCCTTCTTTTATACGAAAACCGTTTATAAAATCCAAACCCGATATCATCCTTCTGTTCTCAGGTTTCACCTTCCTCAAAATAACCGACCCGTCTCCTGTGCCGACATAGATACTCTTGTTTTCGATATGACAAATTCCAGGACTCAATTTCCGGTCTGTCGGTTCAACAGCCATTATCTTCAGTTCTTTATTACGGAAAACTGTCCTTGCGCCGGGCTGTGGTGACAGCGCCCGGACGAGATTATAAATTTTCTCTGTGCTGTTATGCCAGTCAATCATTGTCTCTTCCTTTTTTATTTTTCCTGCATAACTCTTTTCCTGCGGGTTCTGCTTAACTCTTTTGTAATCACCCGCTTCA
This window of the candidate division WOR-3 bacterium genome carries:
- the rsmB gene encoding 16S rRNA (cytosine(967)-C(5))-methyltransferase RsmB, which translates into the protein MNARMAALTALCEVDEGVNLKDALGKIFEEDKLTEDDRSLANELAFGTLRHREEIDQIIRETYNGDFVSLDLILKNVLRIAVYQYLFLDRIPIYAIVNEAVNFGRTFKERGLINAVLRGIIRNKKVQALRIPRAWVFKQIIDAYPVDGERIIESFKIRPTPYIRINLLKNSIEDAEVKLKAGGFEYKDANWFPEFKSVNRLGTIINSSIMKEGFVSIHDEAQGLICHLVAPKAGDKIVDLCSAPGSKTTYMAELMGNKGMIIAVEVSETRLKMVIENALRLGLTIIRPVLADGRNYSIEGMDKVLVDAPCSNSGVVAKRPEVRERVNIKVIKRLSKLQYDLLDNAAKFLKVGGALIYSTCSILPQENEEVVSLFLKTHKNFILEPARDFTPIGDEFLKVLPGEYYTDGIFAARLKKVDEIK